One genomic region from Aliarcobacter cryaerophilus ATCC 43158 encodes:
- the ribH gene encoding 6,7-dimethyl-8-ribityllumazine synthase — protein sequence MRVIEGSLRLKGNEKVAIINGRFNHIITDRLVEGAKDSFKRHGGNEANLDLILVPGAFEIPFALEKALSSGKYDAVCCVGAVIRGATPHFDYISAEATKGIATVALKYGKPVSNGVLTTDTIEQAIERAGSKVGNKGAEAMVTIIEMLDLYSEMEK from the coding sequence ATGAGAGTAATAGAAGGTTCTTTAAGGCTAAAAGGAAATGAAAAAGTAGCCATAATAAATGGAAGATTTAACCACATAATAACTGATAGATTAGTAGAAGGTGCAAAAGATTCATTCAAAAGACATGGTGGGAATGAAGCAAATTTAGATTTAATTTTAGTTCCAGGAGCTTTTGAAATACCTTTTGCTCTTGAAAAAGCACTATCAAGTGGAAAATATGATGCTGTTTGTTGTGTTGGAGCAGTTATAAGAGGAGCTACTCCTCATTTTGACTATATTAGTGCAGAAGCAACAAAAGGAATAGCAACAGTTGCTTTAAAATATGGAAAACCTGTATCAAATGGTGTTTTAACAACAGATACAATAGAGCAAGCAATTGAGCGAGCTGGTTCAAAAGTTGGTAATAAAGGTGCTGAAGCTATGGTTACAATAATAGAGATGCTAGATTTATATAGCGAAATGGAAAAATAA
- the glnA gene encoding type I glutamate--ammonia ligase: MGKFVNNIEEFFKFCSENEVKFVDFRFTDLKGTWHHVTYNIKAVNKDLLANGMPFDGSSIDAWQPIHKSDMILKPDVPTAFLDPFTADSTIIVICDVYDIYENHMYEKCPRSIAKKAVEYLAEANIGDVAYFGPENEFFIFDDVKIIDSVNESYFRVDCEDGEWNDAKNYEGGNIGHRARLKGGYFPVAPIDNGVDIRAEMMQVLEQVGLEVTLGHHEVAQGQHEIGIVFGDLIEASDNVQKLKYVIKMVAHLNGKSATFMPKPLYGDNGSGMHVHQSIWKDGKNLFYKQGEYGNLSDIARWYIGGIFKHARALAAFTNPSTNSYKRLIPGFEAPSILTYSSQNRSASCRIPYGAGEKATRVEMRFPDSTACPYLAFSAMLMAGLDGIKNKYEPIGPMDDDLFELSLDEIRDRDIPQMPHTLRGSLEALIRYNDFLRPVFTKKMIDTYQHYKFSTQVWPYEARPTPFEFKTMYSC, from the coding sequence ATGGGAAAATTTGTAAATAATATAGAAGAGTTTTTTAAGTTTTGTAGTGAAAATGAAGTAAAATTTGTAGATTTTAGATTTACTGATTTAAAAGGAACATGGCACCATGTAACTTATAATATTAAAGCAGTAAATAAAGATTTACTAGCAAATGGAATGCCTTTTGATGGTTCATCTATTGATGCTTGGCAACCAATTCATAAGTCAGATATGATTTTGAAACCAGATGTTCCAACTGCATTTTTAGACCCATTTACAGCTGATAGCACAATAATTGTAATTTGTGATGTTTATGATATTTATGAAAACCACATGTATGAAAAATGTCCAAGATCGATTGCAAAAAAAGCAGTTGAATACCTAGCAGAAGCTAATATTGGTGATGTTGCATATTTTGGTCCTGAAAATGAATTCTTTATTTTTGACGATGTTAAAATTATAGATAGCGTAAATGAATCTTATTTTAGAGTTGATTGTGAAGATGGAGAGTGGAATGATGCGAAAAACTATGAGGGTGGAAACATCGGGCATAGAGCTAGACTTAAAGGTGGATATTTCCCAGTAGCTCCTATTGATAATGGAGTTGATATAAGAGCTGAAATGATGCAAGTATTGGAGCAAGTTGGTCTTGAAGTAACATTAGGTCACCACGAAGTTGCCCAAGGACAACATGAAATTGGTATTGTTTTTGGAGATTTAATTGAAGCTAGTGATAATGTTCAAAAACTAAAATACGTAATAAAAATGGTTGCACATCTAAATGGAAAATCTGCAACATTTATGCCAAAACCACTTTATGGTGATAATGGAAGCGGAATGCATGTTCACCAAAGTATATGGAAAGATGGTAAAAACCTATTTTATAAACAAGGTGAATATGGAAATTTAAGTGATATAGCAAGATGGTATATAGGTGGAATTTTTAAACATGCACGAGCACTTGCTGCATTTACAAATCCATCTACAAACTCTTATAAAAGATTAATTCCTGGATTTGAAGCACCTTCAATTTTAACTTATTCATCACAAAATAGAAGTGCATCTTGTAGAATTCCTTATGGAGCTGGAGAAAAAGCAACAAGAGTTGAAATGAGATTTCCAGACTCAACAGCTTGTCCATATTTAGCATTTTCAGCTATGTTAATGGCTGGACTTGATGGAATAAAAAATAAATATGAACCAATTGGTCCTATGGATGATGATTTATTTGAGTTATCTTTAGATGAGATAAGAGATAGAGATATTCCTCAAATGCCTCATACTTTAAGAGGTTCATTAGAGGCATTAATTAGATACAATGACTTTTTAAGACCTGTATTTACTAAAAAAATGATAGATACTTATCAACACTACAAGTTTTCAACTCAAGTTTGGCCTTATGAAGCAAGACCTACGCCATTTGAATTCAAAACTATGTACTCTTGCTAA
- the hisJ gene encoding histidinol-phosphatase HisJ, with protein sequence MNKKVRVDLHNHTTLCNHAIGSVEEYVKRAIELGVDEYGFACHAPMNFDPKYRMKLEERSLYESWVNEVKEKYKDKIKVLLAYEVDFLNGFMLDEILDANVDYLIGSVHFLQNKNEMWGFDNPEFIGVYESVDIDKIWEDYFDAIEAMAKTNYFQIVGHLDLIKVFKFLPKKDVRLIAKNALKQIKKSNMILELNPAGLRKPIGEPYPSKQLLEEAFSLGINITFGSDAHSIEHVGFGYNEITSLAKEVGYTKCATFYKKEMSLIEF encoded by the coding sequence ATGAACAAAAAAGTAAGAGTAGATTTACACAATCACACAACACTTTGTAACCATGCAATTGGAAGTGTTGAAGAGTACGTAAAAAGAGCAATAGAATTAGGAGTTGATGAGTATGGATTTGCTTGTCATGCACCTATGAATTTTGATCCAAAATATAGAATGAAGCTTGAAGAGAGATCTTTATACGAATCTTGGGTAAACGAAGTAAAAGAAAAATACAAAGATAAAATAAAAGTTCTTTTAGCTTATGAAGTTGATTTTCTAAATGGCTTTATGCTTGATGAGATTTTAGATGCAAATGTTGATTATTTAATAGGTTCTGTACACTTTTTACAAAATAAAAATGAAATGTGGGGGTTTGATAACCCTGAATTTATAGGTGTTTATGAAAGTGTTGATATAGATAAGATTTGGGAAGATTACTTTGATGCAATTGAAGCTATGGCAAAAACAAACTATTTTCAAATAGTTGGACATTTGGATTTGATAAAAGTTTTCAAATTTTTACCAAAAAAAGATGTTAGATTAATTGCAAAAAATGCCTTAAAACAGATAAAAAAATCAAATATGATTTTAGAATTGAATCCAGCTGGACTAAGAAAACCAATAGGAGAACCTTATCCTTCAAAGCAACTCTTAGAAGAGGCTTTTTCTTTAGGAATAAATATCACATTTGGTTCAGATGCTCATAGTATTGAGCACGTTGGTTTTGGATACAATGAAATTACTTCTTTAGCAAAAGAGGTTGGATACACAAAATGTGCTACTTTTTATAAAAAAGAGATGAGTTTAATTGAGTTTTAG
- the nusB gene encoding transcription antitermination factor NusB, whose amino-acid sequence MATRTQARESVIGLLYAYDLGNEEIVKFVDDILEEKKIRNSQKEFALNLFNGTIKNISKIDEEIVKHLTQGTIQDVGSVEKSILRLAVYEITFENLSKAIVINEAIELSKKLASDGAPKFINAILDQIKIDN is encoded by the coding sequence TTGGCAACAAGAACACAAGCAAGAGAGTCTGTAATTGGACTTTTATATGCATATGATTTAGGCAATGAAGAGATTGTAAAATTTGTTGATGATATTTTAGAAGAAAAAAAAATAAGAAATAGCCAAAAAGAGTTTGCTTTAAATCTATTTAATGGAACTATCAAAAATATTTCAAAAATAGATGAAGAGATAGTAAAACATCTTACTCAAGGTACAATTCAAGATGTTGGAAGTGTTGAAAAATCAATATTAAGGCTTGCCGTTTATGAGATAACATTTGAGAATTTATCAAAAGCAATAGTTATAAATGAAGCAATTGAACTATCAAAAAAATTAGCAAGTGATGGTGCTCCAAAGTTTATAAATGCTATTTTAGACCAAATAAAAATAGATAATTAA
- a CDS encoding molybdopterin synthase catalytic subunit gives MFKEDLQIHKGDLPIENIHNSWYEKYKNLNYGAFITFVGIIRDEDDIDGLSFDIYEPILKKWFASWQEKAKIKNAIVFMAHSIGDVKNHESSYIAGVCSPKRRVALELIDEFVEDFKKNAPIWKYDLRDNQRIYAKDRSQKIDGAGILS, from the coding sequence ATGTTTAAGGAAGATTTACAAATACACAAAGGTGATTTACCAATAGAAAATATTCACAACTCTTGGTATGAAAAGTATAAAAATTTAAATTATGGTGCATTTATAACTTTTGTTGGAATTATTAGAGATGAAGATGATATTGATGGGCTATCTTTTGATATTTATGAACCAATTTTGAAAAAATGGTTTGCATCTTGGCAAGAAAAAGCAAAAATTAAAAATGCAATAGTTTTTATGGCTCACAGCATTGGTGATGTAAAAAATCATGAAAGCTCATACATAGCTGGAGTTTGTAGTCCAAAAAGAAGAGTTGCTTTAGAGTTAATAGATGAGTTTGTTGAAGATTTTAAGAAAAATGCACCAATTTGGAAATATGATTTAAGAGATAATCAAAGAATTTATGCAAAAGATAGAAGTCAAAAAATAGATGGTGCTGGGATTTTATCATGA
- a CDS encoding MoaD/ThiS family protein, with product MVKVEFLGPINKESIDLDIKNLSELSNILKNDEKISSWLETCAVAVNDTLVFSKNFELKSGDKISLLPPVCGG from the coding sequence ATGGTTAAAGTAGAGTTTTTAGGACCTATAAATAAAGAGAGTATAGATTTAGATATAAAAAATTTAAGTGAGCTATCAAATATTTTGAAAAATGATGAAAAAATATCTTCTTGGCTTGAAACTTGTGCAGTTGCCGTAAATGATACTTTAGTTTTTTCAAAAAACTTTGAGTTAAAATCTGGTGATAAAATTTCACTTCTTCCTCCTGTTTGTGGTGGTTAA
- the pyrF gene encoding orotidine-5'-phosphate decarboxylase, with product MKTNMKLCVSLDLESSEENLALVEKIKDFDIWLKVGFRTYLRDGKKFLEDLKAINPNFKIFLDLKLYDIPNTMADAAEDISNFGLVDMFNVHASAGKFAMQTVMERIKNIPNRPLVLAVTALTSFDNSSFKEIYGKDIDIKATEFAKNTFEAGLDGVVCSAFESIDIKNHTNNEFITLCPGIRPFGENSGDQKRVADINFSKENLVDFIVVGRPIYKNKNPEDIVEKILKNI from the coding sequence ATGAAAACAAATATGAAACTTTGTGTATCTTTAGATTTAGAAAGTAGTGAAGAAAATCTTGCTTTAGTTGAAAAAATCAAAGATTTTGATATTTGGTTGAAAGTTGGATTTAGAACATATCTAAGAGATGGAAAGAAATTTTTAGAAGATTTAAAAGCCATAAATCCAAACTTTAAAATCTTTTTGGATCTTAAATTATATGATATTCCAAATACAATGGCAGATGCGGCAGAAGATATTTCAAACTTTGGGCTTGTTGATATGTTTAATGTTCATGCAAGTGCAGGAAAATTTGCAATGCAAACAGTGATGGAAAGAATAAAAAATATTCCAAATAGACCTTTAGTTTTAGCTGTTACTGCTCTTACTTCATTTGATAATAGTAGTTTTAAAGAAATTTATGGAAAAGATATAGATATAAAAGCAACAGAGTTTGCAAAAAATACATTTGAAGCTGGACTAGATGGTGTTGTTTGTTCAGCTTTTGAAAGTATTGATATAAAAAATCACACAAATAATGAATTTATAACACTATGTCCTGGTATTCGTCCTTTTGGGGAAAATAGTGGTGATCAAAAAAGAGTTGCTGATATAAACTTTTCAAAAGAAAACTTAGTAGATTTTATAGTTGTAGGTCGTCCTATATATAAAAATAAAAATCCAGAAGATATAGTAGAGAAAATATTAAAAAATATATAA